CGGCCCAACACGATGGCGGCGGGTTTACGCAATAGTAAAAGCAAAACCATTGGATTGATCGTACCAAAGATATCCATGTTTTTTCCGGCTACTATTATTACGGTGGTACAGAACAAATTGCAGGAATACGGATATCACCTGATTATCTGTCAGTCTAATGATTCCTATGAGCAGGAAGTGGCACTGGTCAATACCTTGTACGCTGCCAGGGTAGATGGCCTGGCTGTTGCTACTACTTTATATACTACGACCTTTGATCATTTTGATGTATTCAGGGATAATAATATTCCCCTGGTATTTTTTGACCGCGTGCCTAAGCACTATCAGGCCAGGGTAGTGAAGGGAGATGATTATCTGGGCGGATATACCGTTACGGAACATATGATCGCAATGGGATGTAAAGATATCGCACATATTTCCGGACCGGTTACCTGTAACCTTTATATTGACCGGATGGCAGGATATAAAGCAGCATTAAAAAAACATAAGCTTCCCTTTCATAAGTCACGTGTTTTTTTTCAGGAGCTTACCCGTGAAAATGCGCTGCAGTCTTGTGAAAAAATATTTGCAGCACCACCTTATCCTGATGGCATTTTTGCAGCAAATGATACCACTGCTATTGCCATCATGGAGTATTGCCGTAAGATACGTTTAAAGGTACCGGAGGACCTGAAAATAGTGGGTTACTCTAATGATCCCAGGACAGAAATTATTACCCCGCCTATTACGTCTGTAAACCAGTTTCCGGAAATGATGGGCGAAAGTGTAGTGGCGGCATTGATGACGTTGATCCAATCACCAGCACCGGCTGCCGGAAGTTATGCGGAGGAGATTATTCCTATTCAGCTGATCGTAAGAGCGTCCTCTGTGGGCAAAACTACAAAAGGCAGTAAACAGTAGTAACCTGATGGCATTTTCACTCTTTTAATTTTAACATCAACAGGATTATCACGTATGAAAAAACTACAATTGACCTGGACCGTTTTGTTGTTGCTGACACTCCTGTCAGGGACCCATGCACAGTCTGTTTTGAGTAAGGCGGAAATGATAAAACTGGCAGACAGGACACTGGATTTTGCTGCCCGGCAGTATAAACATATGGCTGCTGCGGTACCTGATAGTCTCTTGCCCAGAAGTACCAATAAAGATGGGAGCTTAATGACTTCCACCTCCAGCTGGTGGACCTGTGGTTTTTATCCAGGCACTTTATGGTACCTGTATGAGTATACCAAGGATGATGCACTAAAACAGGAAGCGGTAAAACGTATGGCACTGGTAGAGAATAACAAATACAATACACGCACCCATGACCTGGGGTTTATGATGTATTGCCCTTTTGGAAATGCGTATCGTATTACCGGGGATACTACCTATAAAACCATATTGCTGAGAAGCGCGGCTTCCTTATCTACGCGGTTTAATCCGGCAGTAGGCTGTATTAAATCATGGGATCATGGTACGTGGAAATTCCCGGTAATCATTGATAATATGATGAACCTGGAATTACTGACCTGGGCTTCGCGGGAAAGTGGAGATCCTTCCTTTACTAAAATTGCCACCACACATGCAAGCACTACCATGAAGCATCATTTTCGTAAAGACTACAGTTCCTGGCATGTGGTAGATTACAATCCGGCCACTGGAGCCGTAGTGGAAAAGAAAACGCACCAGGGATTTGCGGATAGCTCTGCATGGGCCAGAGGGCAGGCATGGGGCCTGTATGGCTATGTGATGATGTACAGGGAAACAAAACAAAAGATTTACCTGGACCAGGCCCGGCATATTGCTGATTTTATGCTCAACCATCCTAATATGCCAGCAGATCTTATTCCATATTGGGACTTTAATGCTGCTGGCATTCCCAATGTTCCGAGAGATGTTTCAGCGGGTGCAGTAACCGCAGCTGCGCTATTGGAATTAAGTCTGTATACAGGCAGGAAAGAAGCAAAGCGTTATTGGGGCGCCGCAGAGAAAATGATTGTTAGCCTGGCAAGTCCCGCCTACCTGGCAAAGGAAGGCGGGAATAATAATTTTATACTCATGCATAGTGTAGGATCCCTGCCACATAATTCTGAAGTGGATGTACCGCTTACCTATGCCGATTATTACTTTGTAGAAGCATTGCTGCGCTATAAAGCCTGGGTAAAGTAAATGCTGGATTAGGGCATGGGTTACTTCAGTAATGGTGCTAAATAAGCTGCCAGCTTTTGATAGCCTGCATCATTAGGATGAAGCCCGTCTGAAAAGAGGCGGGTATCTATCTTCCCATTGGGCAAAGTGAACACTTTACCAGGTTGAATATAGGTAACCCCAAGCGGCCTGGCCAGCATCGCAATGGCTTTGTTAATATTTGTTATCCTTGTTTCCATCCCCGTCCGTGGTAATAACCCTGAAAGCAGGATTTTGGCTTTGGGTTGTCTTTGCTGTATACCGGTTACCAATAAACGCAAACCGGCAATGATTTCTTTATCTGTGTTATGCGCCAGGTTGTTGGTGCCAATCAGCATTACTACATGGGAGGCATCAAAGCCATCCAGCTCATCATGGTAAATCCTCCACAGCACATTTTCAATCCGGTCATTTCCAAAGCCAAAGTTTCTGACACCTAATGGTGCCAGCATTTTTTGCCAGGAATCTTCGCTGCGGGCAATAGGCGCTTTAGGTTCCCCTCCCCAATAGTGGGTAATGGAATTGCCAAGGAAAACTACCTTGGGGGCACTTTGTTTATTGGCGGTCAATAATTCATTATGCCGGCTCTCCCAGTCATAGGTACCTGCATCCCGGTTCTGCCTGCAGGGTTGTGTAGTACTGAAGGAAGTGTCTATTGTTTCGTGTAATATTTTGCGGATAGCTTTTTCATAAGCAATAGCATATCTCTCCATACCTATATCATTGGGATGTACCCCATCTACCGTTCCTTCCCTGCCAATATTCATTTCTGCAGCTGGCAGCAGGTACAGATTAGAGATATTCATGGCTTTCAGGGCAGTATAGGCTTCCCGTAATGCCTTATTGGCATTGCTAAAGATTTCCTCCATAGCCGTATTCAGGGAGTGGATACTCTCTCCGCTGTGGTCTGCCAGTAAAATAGGTACTGCAGGTCTTTTTTTACGTAATGTTTGTACAGTTTTGATGACCCTTTCTTTTACATCTGCGGCTGCGAGGTTGGGCAGACAGTCGAGTACATATATTTTAGCATCTATTTCTGTCAGCAGGTCGGCTACAGGAGGATCTAATTTACCGTTTCCTGAAAATCCCAGGTTGATCACTTCCCGGTCCATCATTCTTTCGAGGAAGGCAGTCCATGCCAATCCCGGGCGGGAAGCACATCCACCCTGTGCAATAGAAGTACCGTAGATAACGATGGGCTTTTCTTTCCGTGCGGGTATGGGCTTGAATGTGGCATTGTCAGGCACGCCGATTTCCATCCAGCTTACATTGTTATAGAGTGGGAGATACAAGCGGTATTCTCTTGTATCGGTACCCAGGTTAATAAAGTTATAGGTAATAGTATCCTTGAAGGAATAACCTCCGGCGGTCCATTCCCATCCGCCATGTTTGTTAATGGCGTAAAGATCCACCCCACTTACACCGGTAGAGGGCATATGTGGCATGGCAAGATCTCCTTTTACAGTATACCTTACTGTGATAGTGGGAGCATTGGCACTGAATCTGATCGCCAGGCCAGCCGCCTGGTGGGATAAATACCATACATGTGAAGTCACCTCTTTTTCTGCACGGGCAGGCAGCCGGTCATAGGGCTGTGTTACCTCTGCAGGCCATGCCTGTCCGGATATTACGGGAAAAGCATTCGTGGCAGGATTCCACCATTTAGTAGTTTGTGCAACAGCTGGCAGACCATATACCATGGTCAACAGCAATAGGAGAAAGATGTTTGTCTTACGTTTCATAACTTGTCCGGCTACATATTTAATACGTGGGTAATCCCATAAAAATATCATTTCCGGAACGATTATTTACTGTTTTTATTTGAATGGGAAAATGTCCACTGCAGCTTTAATGATATTCTCACACCGGTTTTATAGGGCTGCCGGTCCAATCTGTATTGGATTGCAGGTTTTCTCCTTTCATCACAAGGGATAGGGGAGCAAGCTTTACATCATTGCCTGTTTCGCTATCATAAAGGATAATGGTACGTGCACCGATGCTGCTGCGTGCACCTATTTTAATGGGTCCTACCTTCATAACACGATCTTCAAACAAATGGGTCTGGGGACCACTATCATCATTTAATGCGGTATCGTCTCCGATAGTGACCATGTCAAATTCTGTGATATCCGTAGTATTCATCCACACTCTTTTACCGATTTTGGTACCCAGCAGGCGTAGCAGCAGTGGCAGCCAGGGTGTGCCTTTCAGGTATTCCAGTAAAAAAGGTACGGAGAGTGCTTCATAAGTAGAGGTCGTACCTTCGCTACGCCATACTTTCCACGTCCACATAGGACTTTGCATAGCCTTATATGCACCGTTCAGCACCCATTTTAAAACAAGGGTAAACAGAAATGCAGGTATGCCCAGGAAGCCCAGGTAATAAAACGGGAATTTCAGGATGATTTCCCACAAAGGTTTATCGGTAACAAGGTCGTGAGTGTAGGCGATAAAAAAGATACTGCAACAGATGATGACTGTTTCAGGAATAAGAATGCGGATAAACTCAACCAGTGCCCGTGCCAGCCGCCTGCGGGAAGAAGGCGTAGTGGTGAGTGAGGGTGAAAAAAATCGGCTTCCCTGTCTGCGTGGTAGTGCAATGGCAGGAGAACCAAACCAATCGCGTGAGTTATCCGATGCCAACTGTGCCGGAGAAGGAGGAGTAGATAAAACTCCTACCAGCATATGGTCCGGCAATTGATAGCCTTGCGGGATTAAGGCACTGTTGCCTACAAAACTGTGGTCCTGGATAACTGTTCTTTCGAGCCGTAACTGTTGGCCTCTTACATCAGATTCTCCCAGTGTTACAGCATCTGCAACAAAAGCGCCATCACCTATTTCCAGTAAGGGGTGGGTAACACTGCTGGCAGTAGATACTTCTGTATTCTTACCTACTTTAGCCCCCAGGGCACGGAACAGATATCCAACAAATACGGTAGCATAAATGGGATGCAATACAATCAGGGAAAGTGACATCAGCTGATCTGCAAACCACTTGCGTAAATAAAATACACTGTATACCGGATAGCTCCCTGGTTTTACCGGCTTTTGCAACCAGCGGGTAAGCAATATTGTCTGTAAGCTGAACATGATGATATAGCTCAGTGCCAGTGAAGGTGTAATCACCACATAGTTAAAGTTATAATCTGGCGCCGCATCATCCAGTTGGTTAAGAATAATAATAGTGGGCAGGAGCGGCAGCAATATCGTAAAA
The Chitinophaga sp. H8 DNA segment above includes these coding regions:
- a CDS encoding glycoside hydrolase family 88 protein, producing the protein MKKLQLTWTVLLLLTLLSGTHAQSVLSKAEMIKLADRTLDFAARQYKHMAAAVPDSLLPRSTNKDGSLMTSTSSWWTCGFYPGTLWYLYEYTKDDALKQEAVKRMALVENNKYNTRTHDLGFMMYCPFGNAYRITGDTTYKTILLRSAASLSTRFNPAVGCIKSWDHGTWKFPVIIDNMMNLELLTWASRESGDPSFTKIATTHASTTMKHHFRKDYSSWHVVDYNPATGAVVEKKTHQGFADSSAWARGQAWGLYGYVMMYRETKQKIYLDQARHIADFMLNHPNMPADLIPYWDFNAAGIPNVPRDVSAGAVTAAALLELSLYTGRKEAKRYWGAAEKMIVSLASPAYLAKEGGNNNFILMHSVGSLPHNSEVDVPLTYADYYFVEALLRYKAWVK
- a CDS encoding SGNH/GDSL hydrolase family protein; translation: MIFLWDYPRIKYVAGQVMKRKTNIFLLLLLTMVYGLPAVAQTTKWWNPATNAFPVISGQAWPAEVTQPYDRLPARAEKEVTSHVWYLSHQAAGLAIRFSANAPTITVRYTVKGDLAMPHMPSTGVSGVDLYAINKHGGWEWTAGGYSFKDTITYNFINLGTDTREYRLYLPLYNNVSWMEIGVPDNATFKPIPARKEKPIVIYGTSIAQGGCASRPGLAWTAFLERMMDREVINLGFSGNGKLDPPVADLLTEIDAKIYVLDCLPNLAAADVKERVIKTVQTLRKKRPAVPILLADHSGESIHSLNTAMEEIFSNANKALREAYTALKAMNISNLYLLPAAEMNIGREGTVDGVHPNDIGMERYAIAYEKAIRKILHETIDTSFSTTQPCRQNRDAGTYDWESRHNELLTANKQSAPKVVFLGNSITHYWGGEPKAPIARSEDSWQKMLAPLGVRNFGFGNDRIENVLWRIYHDELDGFDASHVVMLIGTNNLAHNTDKEIIAGLRLLVTGIQQRQPKAKILLSGLLPRTGMETRITNINKAIAMLARPLGVTYIQPGKVFTLPNGKIDTRLFSDGLHPNDAGYQKLAAYLAPLLK
- a CDS encoding LacI family DNA-binding transcriptional regulator, whose product is MSKRTEKTIVDIAAELNLSVSTVSRALNNNPNISDRTKEKVRKMAGKLGYRPNTMAAGLRNSKSKTIGLIVPKISMFFPATIITVVQNKLQEYGYHLIICQSNDSYEQEVALVNTLYAARVDGLAVATTLYTTTFDHFDVFRDNNIPLVFFDRVPKHYQARVVKGDDYLGGYTVTEHMIAMGCKDIAHISGPVTCNLYIDRMAGYKAALKKHKLPFHKSRVFFQELTRENALQSCEKIFAAPPYPDGIFAANDTTAIAIMEYCRKIRLKVPEDLKIVGYSNDPRTEIITPPITSVNQFPEMMGESVVAALMTLIQSPAPAAGSYAEEIIPIQLIVRASSVGKTTKGSKQ